A genomic segment from Pseudochaenichthys georgianus unplaced genomic scaffold, fPseGeo1.2 scaffold_264_arrow_ctg1, whole genome shotgun sequence encodes:
- the smc6 gene encoding structural maintenance of chromosomes protein 6 isoform X1, with the protein MSKSRGGVMVSGGKRRRVSDERDSSNTGDIGLIESIALKNFMCHRLLGPFQFGPNVNFIVGNNGSGKSAILTALIVGLGGKATDTNRGTSVKDFVKTGETSAEITVKVRNRGLDAFKRDVYGDSISIERRIFSDGSRTCKLRSKTGQLISNKKEELTSILDHFNIQLDNPVSILNQEMSKQFLHSKSESDKYQFFMKATLLDQMKRDFVHIKQTKTLTRQQVERQEEALKDLKLDFLQKKERFETLHSFSDMREQLPSLQRNMAWSLVRDKEQFVQRLKEDVEKEESNQKHQESLKLCQTELTAAEQKLRGVRSRIESVTQEQEALSEGHLRLKEQLKVVSKEHNEQEIVYFRALNKFKESEREQNFLQEKINKTRTSLSVSKDGETEYSKQQKRIVSLRKQLEEVEETHSQLNEEIKNEHQALFTGREARDKLRLEERNIQVLLDSKVRRRNQVLASRSNKLKRFGDQVPDLLISIDEANAAGRFKKKPIGPLGAFISLKDPLLAAAVEACLRGFMKAFCCDNHRDEALLQDIMRRHYTKGNRPQINVSRFSEKLYNLRGRKALHTDFPSLLDVITVTSPVVFNCLIDMRGVESILIIKENEVARQVMQQSRPPKNCREAFTAEGDQVFPNRYYTSDCKRAKYLGADLETEIRVLDCDLESLQAQLSRLQLQDRCVSANIQKMESGLNRTVLNLKRNLASGNQVEASTSELEAAGEERIEDICSLEEVAEESRQKMEAERQAMIEEKEELEQHGENVEHMESKDSSVRERIDRLCEEVEAMKEEQLELEAECSKHEQSLQVSEKKLKSHAETMAEMKSGLAQTEEELKECVSKASEISPQRQVVSASSRSLDTEITRLQRKIKVYESIHGEQQLTVREYAEAVSLFRQKSKQARDLRRFIDRLEHIISDRQSRYKVLRRSLSVRCKLYFNNFMIKMNCCGSMIFDHDNETLSISVMPPGRGDEGVLSDMRSLSGGERSFSTVCFMLSLWEITESPFRCLDEFDVYMDMHNRRISLDLLLELSERQTLRQFIFVTPLTTSNLPKSRLIKIHKLPDPERICSEAQQEDKDA; encoded by the exons GTGGGAAGAGTGCGATTCTGACGGCTCTGATCGTGGGTCTCGGAGGAAAAGCAACGGACACGAACAGAGGGACGTCTGTGAAGGACTTTGTGAAGACCGGCGAGAC TTCTGCAGAAATCACTGTGAAGGTGAGAAACAGAGGACTGGACGCTTTTAAAAGAGACGTCTACGGAGACAGCATCTCCATCGAGAGACGCATCTTCAGCGATGGCAGCCGGACCTGCAAGCTGAGGAGCAAAACTG GACAGCTTATCTCGAACAAGAAGGAGGAGCTGACCTCCATTCTGGACCACTTTAACATCCAG CTGGATAACCCCGTGTCCATCCTGAACCAGGAGATGAGTAAACAGTTCCTGCATTCAAAGAGTGAATCAGACAAATACCAG TTCTTCATGAAGGCGACGCTCCTGGATCAGATGAAGAGGGATTTTGTTCACATCAAACAAACCAAAACCCTCACCAGACAGCAGGTGGAGAGacaggaggag GCTCTGAAGGACCTGAAGCTGGACTTCCTGCAGAAGAAGGAGCGCTTCGAGACGCTGCACTCCTTCAGCGACATGAGGGAGCAGCTGCCGAGCCTCCAGAGGAACATGGCCTGGAGTCTG GTGCGAGATAAGGAGCAGTTTGTGCAGCGGTTAAAGGAGGACGTGGAGAAAGAGGAGAGTAATCAGAAACATCAGGAGAGCCTCAAGCTCTGCCAG ACTGAGCTCACGGCAGCAGAGCAGAAGCTGCGGGGCGTTAGAAGCAGAATTGAAAGTGTGACGCAGGAACAGGAAGCTCTTTCTGAAGGTCATCTGAGGTTAAAGGAGCAGCTGAAGGTCGTCAGCAAAGAGCACAATGAACAGGAG ATCGTTTATTttagggctctgaacaaattcAAAGAGTCGGAGCGAGAGCAGAACTTTCTTCAGGAGAAAATAAACAAGACGAGAACAAG tCTCAGTGTGAGTAAAGATGGAGAGACGGAGTATTCGAAGCAGCAGAAGAGGATCGTGAGTTTGAGGAAGCAGCTGGAGGAAGTCGAGGAAACGCATTCGCAGCTGAACGAGGAAATAAAGAACGAGCATCAGGCGCTGTTCACGGGAAGAGAGGCGCGCGACAAACTGAG ACTGGAAGAGAGGAACATCCAGGTTCTGTTGGATTCCAAAGTGAGGAGGAGGAACCAGGTTCTGGCCAGCCGGTCCAACAAACTGAAGCGTTTCGGAGACCAAGTTCCAGACCTTTTGATTTCCATCGATGAGGCGAACGCTGCCGGACGCTTCAAGAAAAAACCCATCGGACCCCTGG GGGCGTTCATCAGCCTGAAGGACCCCCTGCTGGCAGCAGCTGTGGAGGCGTGTCTGCGCGGCTTCATGAAGGCGTTCTGCTGCGATAACCACCGCGACGAGGCGCTGCTGCAGGACATCATGAGGCGGCATTACACGAAAGGAAACCGACCGCAGATCAACGTCAGCCGCTTCTCCGAGAAACTCTACAACCTGCGCGGGAG GAAGGCTCTTCATACAGACTTTCCCTCGCTGCTCGACGTCATCACCGTCACGAGTCCGGTCGTCTTCAACTGTCTGATCGATATGAGAGGCGTCGAGTCCATCCTCATCATCAAG GAGAATGAGGTGGCTCGGCAGGTGATGCAGCAGAGTCGTCCTCCGAAGAACTGCAGAGAGGCGTTCACTGCTGAGGGCGATCAGGTGTTTCCTAACAGATACTACACCTCCGACTGCAAGCGGGCCAAATACCTGGGAGCAGATCTGGAGACAGAGATCAG GGTTCTGGACTGTGACCTGGAGAGCCTTCAGGCCCAGCTGAGCCGCTTGCAGCTGCAGGACCGCTGCGTCAGCGCCAACATCCAGAAGATGGAGAGCGGACTGAACAGAACCGTCCTGAATCTGAAGAGGAACCTG GCTTCTGGGAATCAGGTGGAAGCGTCGACATCAGAGCTGGAGGCGGCGGGGGAGGAGCGCATCGAGGACATCTGCTCTTTG GAGGAGGTTGCTGAGGAGAGTCGGCAGAAGATGGAGGCCGAGCGGCAGGCGATGATCGAGGAGAAAGAAGAGCTGGAACAACATGGAGAAAACGTTGAACACATGGAATCGAAAGACTCGTCGGTCAGAGAGAGAATCGACcgactctgtgaggaagtcgaGGCGATGAAG GAGGAGCAGCTGGAGCTGGAGGCTGAGTGCAGCAAACATGAACAAAGCCTCCAGGTTTCAGAGAAGAAACTGAAGAGTCATGCAGAAACGATGGCAGAGATGAAGAGTGGCCTCGCCCAGACAGAGGAAGAGCTGAAG GAGTGTGTGAGTAAAGCGTCAGAGATCAGTCCTCAGCGACAGGTCGTGTCCGCCAGCTCGAGGAGTTTGGACACAGAAATAACTCGACTGCAGAGGAAGATCAAAGTTTACGAGAGCATTCACGGAGAGCAGCAGCTCACAGTGAG GGAGTACGCCGAGGCGGTGTCTCTGTTCAGACAGAAGAGCAAACAGGCGAGAGACCTGCGGAGATTCATCGACCGCCTCGAACACATCATATCGGACAGACAGAGCAGATACAAGGTCCTGAGGAG GTCTCTATCGGTCAGgtgtaaattatattttaataacTTCATGATAAAGATGAACTGCTGCGGCTCCATGATCTTCGACCACGACAACGAGACGCTCTCCATCTCC GTGATGCCCCCGGGCCGGGGGGATGAGGGCGTGTTGAGTGACATGCGCTCTCTGAGTGGAGGCGAGCGCTCGTTCTCCACCGTCTGCTTCATGCTCTCTCTGTGGGAGATCACAGAGTCTCCCTTCAGGTGCCTCGACGAGTTCGACGTCTAcatg GATATGCACAACCGGCGGATCTCTCTGGATCTCCTGCTGGAGCTTTCTGAGCGACAGACCCTTCGTCAGTTCATCTTCGTCACTCCTCTCACCACCAG CAATCTTCCAAAGTCCAGACTGATAAAGATCCACAAGCTGCCGGATCCAGAGAGAATCTGCAGCGAGGCTCAGCAGGAAGACAAGGACGCTTAG
- the smc6 gene encoding structural maintenance of chromosomes protein 6 isoform X3: MSKSRGGVMVSGGKRRRVSDERDSSNTGDIGLIESIALKNFMCHRLLGPFQFGPNVNFIVGNNGSGKSAILTALIVGLGGKATDTNRGTSVKDFVKTGETSAEITVKVRNRGLDAFKRDVYGDSISIERRIFSDGSRTCKLRSKTGQLISNKKEELTSILDHFNIQFFMKATLLDQMKRDFVHIKQTKTLTRQQVERQEEALKDLKLDFLQKKERFETLHSFSDMREQLPSLQRNMAWSLVRDKEQFVQRLKEDVEKEESNQKHQESLKLCQTELTAAEQKLRGVRSRIESVTQEQEALSEGHLRLKEQLKVVSKEHNEQEIVYFRALNKFKESEREQNFLQEKINKTRTSLSVSKDGETEYSKQQKRIVSLRKQLEEVEETHSQLNEEIKNEHQALFTGREARDKLRLEERNIQVLLDSKVRRRNQVLASRSNKLKRFGDQVPDLLISIDEANAAGRFKKKPIGPLGAFISLKDPLLAAAVEACLRGFMKAFCCDNHRDEALLQDIMRRHYTKGNRPQINVSRFSEKLYNLRGRKALHTDFPSLLDVITVTSPVVFNCLIDMRGVESILIIKENEVARQVMQQSRPPKNCREAFTAEGDQVFPNRYYTSDCKRAKYLGADLETEIRVLDCDLESLQAQLSRLQLQDRCVSANIQKMESGLNRTVLNLKRNLASGNQVEASTSELEAAGEERIEDICSLEEVAEESRQKMEAERQAMIEEKEELEQHGENVEHMESKDSSVRERIDRLCEEVEAMKEEQLELEAECSKHEQSLQVSEKKLKSHAETMAEMKSGLAQTEEELKECVSKASEISPQRQVVSASSRSLDTEITRLQRKIKVYESIHGEQQLTVREYAEAVSLFRQKSKQARDLRRFIDRLEHIISDRQSRYKVLRRSLSVRCKLYFNNFMIKMNCCGSMIFDHDNETLSISVMPPGRGDEGVLSDMRSLSGGERSFSTVCFMLSLWEITESPFRCLDEFDVYMDMHNRRISLDLLLELSERQTLRQFIFVTPLTTSNLPKSRLIKIHKLPDPERICSEAQQEDKDA, encoded by the exons GTGGGAAGAGTGCGATTCTGACGGCTCTGATCGTGGGTCTCGGAGGAAAAGCAACGGACACGAACAGAGGGACGTCTGTGAAGGACTTTGTGAAGACCGGCGAGAC TTCTGCAGAAATCACTGTGAAGGTGAGAAACAGAGGACTGGACGCTTTTAAAAGAGACGTCTACGGAGACAGCATCTCCATCGAGAGACGCATCTTCAGCGATGGCAGCCGGACCTGCAAGCTGAGGAGCAAAACTG GACAGCTTATCTCGAACAAGAAGGAGGAGCTGACCTCCATTCTGGACCACTTTAACATCCAG TTCTTCATGAAGGCGACGCTCCTGGATCAGATGAAGAGGGATTTTGTTCACATCAAACAAACCAAAACCCTCACCAGACAGCAGGTGGAGAGacaggaggag GCTCTGAAGGACCTGAAGCTGGACTTCCTGCAGAAGAAGGAGCGCTTCGAGACGCTGCACTCCTTCAGCGACATGAGGGAGCAGCTGCCGAGCCTCCAGAGGAACATGGCCTGGAGTCTG GTGCGAGATAAGGAGCAGTTTGTGCAGCGGTTAAAGGAGGACGTGGAGAAAGAGGAGAGTAATCAGAAACATCAGGAGAGCCTCAAGCTCTGCCAG ACTGAGCTCACGGCAGCAGAGCAGAAGCTGCGGGGCGTTAGAAGCAGAATTGAAAGTGTGACGCAGGAACAGGAAGCTCTTTCTGAAGGTCATCTGAGGTTAAAGGAGCAGCTGAAGGTCGTCAGCAAAGAGCACAATGAACAGGAG ATCGTTTATTttagggctctgaacaaattcAAAGAGTCGGAGCGAGAGCAGAACTTTCTTCAGGAGAAAATAAACAAGACGAGAACAAG tCTCAGTGTGAGTAAAGATGGAGAGACGGAGTATTCGAAGCAGCAGAAGAGGATCGTGAGTTTGAGGAAGCAGCTGGAGGAAGTCGAGGAAACGCATTCGCAGCTGAACGAGGAAATAAAGAACGAGCATCAGGCGCTGTTCACGGGAAGAGAGGCGCGCGACAAACTGAG ACTGGAAGAGAGGAACATCCAGGTTCTGTTGGATTCCAAAGTGAGGAGGAGGAACCAGGTTCTGGCCAGCCGGTCCAACAAACTGAAGCGTTTCGGAGACCAAGTTCCAGACCTTTTGATTTCCATCGATGAGGCGAACGCTGCCGGACGCTTCAAGAAAAAACCCATCGGACCCCTGG GGGCGTTCATCAGCCTGAAGGACCCCCTGCTGGCAGCAGCTGTGGAGGCGTGTCTGCGCGGCTTCATGAAGGCGTTCTGCTGCGATAACCACCGCGACGAGGCGCTGCTGCAGGACATCATGAGGCGGCATTACACGAAAGGAAACCGACCGCAGATCAACGTCAGCCGCTTCTCCGAGAAACTCTACAACCTGCGCGGGAG GAAGGCTCTTCATACAGACTTTCCCTCGCTGCTCGACGTCATCACCGTCACGAGTCCGGTCGTCTTCAACTGTCTGATCGATATGAGAGGCGTCGAGTCCATCCTCATCATCAAG GAGAATGAGGTGGCTCGGCAGGTGATGCAGCAGAGTCGTCCTCCGAAGAACTGCAGAGAGGCGTTCACTGCTGAGGGCGATCAGGTGTTTCCTAACAGATACTACACCTCCGACTGCAAGCGGGCCAAATACCTGGGAGCAGATCTGGAGACAGAGATCAG GGTTCTGGACTGTGACCTGGAGAGCCTTCAGGCCCAGCTGAGCCGCTTGCAGCTGCAGGACCGCTGCGTCAGCGCCAACATCCAGAAGATGGAGAGCGGACTGAACAGAACCGTCCTGAATCTGAAGAGGAACCTG GCTTCTGGGAATCAGGTGGAAGCGTCGACATCAGAGCTGGAGGCGGCGGGGGAGGAGCGCATCGAGGACATCTGCTCTTTG GAGGAGGTTGCTGAGGAGAGTCGGCAGAAGATGGAGGCCGAGCGGCAGGCGATGATCGAGGAGAAAGAAGAGCTGGAACAACATGGAGAAAACGTTGAACACATGGAATCGAAAGACTCGTCGGTCAGAGAGAGAATCGACcgactctgtgaggaagtcgaGGCGATGAAG GAGGAGCAGCTGGAGCTGGAGGCTGAGTGCAGCAAACATGAACAAAGCCTCCAGGTTTCAGAGAAGAAACTGAAGAGTCATGCAGAAACGATGGCAGAGATGAAGAGTGGCCTCGCCCAGACAGAGGAAGAGCTGAAG GAGTGTGTGAGTAAAGCGTCAGAGATCAGTCCTCAGCGACAGGTCGTGTCCGCCAGCTCGAGGAGTTTGGACACAGAAATAACTCGACTGCAGAGGAAGATCAAAGTTTACGAGAGCATTCACGGAGAGCAGCAGCTCACAGTGAG GGAGTACGCCGAGGCGGTGTCTCTGTTCAGACAGAAGAGCAAACAGGCGAGAGACCTGCGGAGATTCATCGACCGCCTCGAACACATCATATCGGACAGACAGAGCAGATACAAGGTCCTGAGGAG GTCTCTATCGGTCAGgtgtaaattatattttaataacTTCATGATAAAGATGAACTGCTGCGGCTCCATGATCTTCGACCACGACAACGAGACGCTCTCCATCTCC GTGATGCCCCCGGGCCGGGGGGATGAGGGCGTGTTGAGTGACATGCGCTCTCTGAGTGGAGGCGAGCGCTCGTTCTCCACCGTCTGCTTCATGCTCTCTCTGTGGGAGATCACAGAGTCTCCCTTCAGGTGCCTCGACGAGTTCGACGTCTAcatg GATATGCACAACCGGCGGATCTCTCTGGATCTCCTGCTGGAGCTTTCTGAGCGACAGACCCTTCGTCAGTTCATCTTCGTCACTCCTCTCACCACCAG CAATCTTCCAAAGTCCAGACTGATAAAGATCCACAAGCTGCCGGATCCAGAGAGAATCTGCAGCGAGGCTCAGCAGGAAGACAAGGACGCTTAG